The Mastacembelus armatus chromosome 24, fMasArm1.2, whole genome shotgun sequence sequence AACcatattttattagttttataaaTTCATTGTGAGAATTTTCAGAGCTGACTTGTTTAAGCCATTTAACATTGGATTTTTATTGTCTGCCATGCAGCTCAACAGTATTTATACAATAAGTTCAAGGCTGAAAATTTTACTATCCACTGTTCCCATCCAATAGTTATTATAAGACTGGATTTCTTTTGGATTACAATTATTGTAACACATATTAGATACAGTATGTTAACCAGGAGTTTCTCAGTCCTGACAGTGAAATGCCCTCCAGCTCAATAATACCTAGAGGCGGGTCCTGTAATGGTCCGTAccacagaacagcgcccctaGAGGCGGCTCCTGTAATGGTCCGTGCCACCGACACGACAGgccacacttttggctacaacccCCTCTAGGAAACTCATGTGATCGATGCGATGCAGGTCGAGCAAGATTCCTCTGTCAACAGTGGATTCGTGTGTGTGGGGTTTAATGGCATGTACCGTGAGTAACGTTGACTGCGCTGCCACACGGACGGACACAAACCTGAACCATGGCCGTCGGTGAGTTTTACCAGTGGAAAAACTGACCTAGCTAGCTAACCCATACTGCTAACCCTAGCTAGTTAGTTAGTAGCggaaacaaaaagcagagatgcatCGAGCTAGAGCTTCTATCCTCTAGTTAGTTTGTGTTAATTTGCATTAACGTGGAGCTAACGCTGACTGTGACTGTTCAATAGTGACACACCTGACTATTACTCGCCTAGCTAGCTGTAAGATAGTGTTACATACTCTTAGCTAACTGACTCAAGGTAACGTTGCTGAATTTTCACCTGGTCTCCTCAGAAAACGCGAGTGTGGTCTTCAAGGTGTACTGCCTGACAGTGATGACGCTAGTGGCAGCTACATACACAGTGACTTTACGGTACACACGGACCATTTCATCAGGAGATCTGTACTTCTCCACGACTGCAGTGTGTATCACTGAAGTCATTAAATTAATACTGAGTCTGGGAATGTTGACCAAGTGAGTATTTGTCCCTTTTACCTGTTGTATTGTATGACTGACCCCAGAAAACTTTGACTCTGACAATCGCAAAAATGACCAACGCTGTGGAAACAGAAGGTTTTCCAGGTACTGTCTTAACATCACAGGCATTGGTGGaaagtaataaaatacatttgtacTTCAGTTTAAATTTGAGGTACTGATAGTTTCATTAAATACTTCCAAATATCTTATTGTACTTCTACTGCACTGTATTTCAAATAGcaacattgtactttttactccacataaaaatacacataagCATCTTTATTGCTTCTTTATTGCATTACACTAATGCTCCTTTTTGTCTTATGACCCCTGTGACTTGTTTCAGATGTCTtagtctttgtttgttttgaaggtGTTGTTGGATTTATGTGCTTAAACACATGTAGGCATTAGAAAAAACCTCAAAAACAGTGATTCAACAGCTTCCATTGGTGGAATCAGTGTCTTAAGTGAATCTAAAGTATTtatgcttcttctttttcattgtcatgttttttgtttttttttgttttttgtctccttttccAGAGAAACAGGAAGCCCCTCCAGACTGATGAAAACAATAGTGGAACATGTATTTTTAAGCCCTAAAGAGCTGCTGAAGCTGAGCATCCCCTCTGTAGTGTACGCAATTCAGAATAACATGGCCTTTCTCGCCCTGAGTAACCTCGATGCAGCAGTTTATCAGGTATGTAATGATTGGTTTGAGTAAATTATGTGTTTCGACTTAGatttccaaagaaaaaaatcaatttacaGTGATATAACAATGAAGAAGCttcagaagttttttttttttttaatctaaaattaCTTCATTACTCGTAAGCTTGTAGCTTTCTTACTGTTTGTATTGTGGAAAAAATCGATAGATGTTGGACCTGACTTGTGTGCCCCTGTTTAGGTGACCTACCAGCTGAAGATCCCATGCACAGCACTGTGTACAGTATTCATGCTGAACCGCTCTCTCAGCCGACTGCAGTGGTTCTCTGTCTTCATGCTCTGTGGAGGTGTCACACTGGTCCAATGGAGGCCTGCAGAGGCCACTAAAGTTCAGGTGAGGGTTGGACAAACAAGCTACAGGTGGCATTTGCCATCTGCTTGGTGGCTTgtatcacactttttttttttctcactccctctctctctctttcgtCCAGATTGAGCAAAACCCTTTGCTGGGGTTCATCGCCATTGCTATTGCAGTCATTTGCTCTGGATTTGCAGGTAAACTTAGATTCTGGATCTCTGTGGAAATTACTGGCAGTTATTTCAGCTTAAACATTCACCAGCCCGATAAATGTGTGATGTGCACCCAAAACGATAAACTCATACCATTTGAATTCATTTCTCATCACTTGCCAAAAGTAATTTGAGTAAGTTATTTGCATTGCTATTTAACATGGGGGTATTATCTGTCAACTCTTTTGTGTAACTGTATTTAAAGataatgatttaaaatatttgcttGTGTGTACTTTCTGATTTAGGTGTGTACTTTGAGAAGGTGTTGAAGAGTTCGGACACATCTCTGTGGGTGAGAAACATCCAGATGTATGTTTCTGGCATTGTGATCACCCTGATTGGTGTTTGCGTGACTGATGGTGAAAAAGTCATGGAAAAAGGCTTCTTTTTTGGTTACACACCCTGGGTGTGCTTTGTTGTATGTAAGTATGACAAAAACTGAGAATGCTTTTTATTCAGGttcattttttcccccacagTATTTTAACTGACACTGCTCTCTTTGTGCCACCAGTCCTGTCCAGTGTGGGAGGTCTGTACACGTCGGTGGTGGTGAAGTACACAGACAACATCATGAAGGGCTTCTCTGCCGCTGCCGCTATTGTCCTCTCAACTGTGGCATCTGTCATATTGTTTGGACTACAGATAAGTAAGTTAGTTTCCCTTAACTGCACTGTTGGTATGCTGATTTGTTAGTTTGCGAAATAAGATTTAATAAGATATAAAAGATCCATTGTATtagactgaagccatatagctGCATAACATTTATAAATATAGAGGTAgtttatgaaaaatattaaaagactTCAATCAGAGCTATTGAAAAAACAATTGGATCGTAATTTCTTGTATGTTataaaaaacctgaaaaacaagTTATTCTGACTTAGTGAAGATGGGTGATAGTATACATATGTGACTGTAATCTGAAGCGTCATCTCACAGTTAACAGCCTCCAATGATCAGTTTGCATCAGTATCAGTAATTTCTAACGTCCTAAAAAGTGTAGATATTCTTGTACTGATCACATTGTTGGTTTGTCTTCCTGGTGGAAGGTTAAAATGAGAAATTTGCTTACTAATATTGCTAGATAGACCAACATTCAGTAATAGTTTCACAAGTCCTGTGGTTTTCTGtaattttatagaaaaaaaaagtgagctgtctttttaaatgtaaaaattatgTAATTTAGTACTTTTTATATGTGGAAACTGTTTATAGCTGGTGAAATACTATTTCAGTCAGTTGACAGCAGGTCAGTAGAAGATAGTTTTTCACCCTAGGAAATATATAATTCATGGATTTTATATGGTGATGTAAAGTTTTAAAAGTGATCATGACCtgataattttatgtttttgcatgaaAATGTTCTCATAAACTCAACACAACCAACTCACCAATGAGAACTTGGGGTCTAGTTTCCATATAATTACCAAATCACATAGTTCTTTCTGGGAAACCTCATTGGAAACTATCTGGAAATTTCAGGACCTGTCAAATGATTTGTTGTCCCATTCCTTTCAGTCTGGTGGATGTGAATGGTTCTCTTCACCTTTGAAATGGCTCTCATAGATAATCCTATTAAGAACCacagctgcatgttttttttttttaacatctttgcatgccagtaaaaaaaaaaaaaaaaaaagttgatttacagtttttgcaaaatattgtgaaaatgtCCTTTCATATTTTGTGtctcattttacttttttcttgtgCAGCAATCACATTTGCCTCTGGAgccatctttgtgtgtgtctccatcTACCTGTACGGCCTTCCAAAGCAAGACACAGCCACGCTGAGCAGGCAAGACACACATAAGGAATCCAAACAGAAACTGATCCCTTAGAAAAAAAGCTGCTAATGATAAAATCTGTGACAGGTCCTGTAAACTAGGGGtcaccaatcctggtcctcaaggcccactgtcgtgctggttttccaactatctctgctcttccaggttctgattggctgaactcACCTGATCCAGGGAATCAGCAGCATGTAAGGGCAGGGAcatctggaaaacaagtaggacagTGGGCCTTGAAGACCAGGATTGGTGACCCCTGCTGTAAATGGCATCAGAAGCGTATGAGAAGTTTGACAGGCAGGGTTATTGAATGTTTGGTAAAGGCTTTGTTTTGGCAGCACTTTGTTGGAATACAGGATCTGTTTGTTGATGTGGGTAAAACCAGGTTTGAAATAAGGAGGAtgatattattttgaaaattaaagACTTTTTAGTTTGAGTACAAATGAGCTCAACCACCATGCGATTATCAGTACAGCAGTGAAATAATGTAGTATTAAGCTTTGAGGTTTACATTTTATCAACTGGGCACATGCCGAGAATCCTCATCCCATTGGCCAGGACTGAGCACGATCCTCTGAACAGTCGTAACCTTGCCTGATAGATGTTTAGCAAAAAAGAACACAGTTAATTTAAATTAGATATGTTTGTTAATATCATTTGGAATTCTCAACAGTTTGTGAACAAAAGGAATATAAAAGACTAGAATTTGGTCACATGCTCAGGCCAGATCTTCTCTGCTATAAAGGTGTCATAAACTGGGTTGAGCTGTGttcttgttttcattcagtgtttgATATTGCCATTTTCAGATTGTAAGATCAGCATTTGCAAACTATTATTAGcaatattgt is a genomic window containing:
- the slc35a1 gene encoding CMP-sialic acid transporter isoform X1, with product MAVENASVVFKVYCLTVMTLVAATYTVTLRYTRTISSGDLYFSTTAVCITEVIKLILSLGMLTKETGSPSRLMKTIVEHVFLSPKELLKLSIPSVVYAIQNNMAFLALSNLDAAVYQVTYQLKIPCTALCTVFMLNRSLSRLQWFSVFMLCGGVTLVQWRPAEATKVQIEQNPLLGFIAIAIAVICSGFAGVYFEKVLKSSDTSLWVRNIQMYVSGIVITLIGVCVTDGEKVMEKGFFFGYTPWVCFVVFLSSVGGLYTSVVVKYTDNIMKGFSAAAAIVLSTVASVILFGLQITITFASGAIFVCVSIYLYGLPKQDTATLSRQDTHKESKQKLIP
- the slc35a1 gene encoding CMP-sialic acid transporter isoform X2 — encoded protein: MAVENASVVFKVYCLTVMTLVAATYTVTLRYTRTISSGDLYFSTTAVCITEVIKLILSLGMLTKETGSPSRLMKTIVEHVFLSPKELLKLSIPSVVYAIQNNMAFLALSNLDAAVYQVTYQLKIPCTALCTVFMLNRSLSRLQWFSVFMLCGGVTLVQWRPAEATKVQIEQNPLLGFIAIAIAVICSGFAGVYFEKVLKSSDTSLWVRNIQMYVSGIVITLIGVCVTDGEKVMEKGFFFGYTPWVCFVVFLSSVGGLYTSVVVKYTDNIMKGFSAAAAIVLSTVASVILFGLQITITFASGAIFVCVSIYLYGLPKQDTATLSRF